In the Enterococcus rotai genome, TAGTGAAATCGCGCCCAAAATCAATGTTTCAATAAAAAATAGAAAAGATATTTGTTCTTTGCGCATACCGATTAAGTGATACAAACCAATTTCTTTTCCTCTTTTTAAAAGAAAAAAATGGTTCGCAGCAAACATGAATCCTAAAATCATGACCACGACTAGAATACCACCTAAATTCATCGCACTATCGATATGAATCTCTTGCCCAACTCTATTCGTTAGATTTCTATTATAGGTAATCGCATTAAAGCAATAATAGACAACAACAGCAAATGTCATACTAACAAAATAAACAAGGTAATTAAGAAATTGTCCTTTAAAATTTTTCCAAGACAAATTAAAAATCATTCGCTCGGCCACCTCCGCCAATGGTTGCCTGCATATCAATCACCCGATTGAAAAACTCTTTTCTAGAGCCTTGACGAACTACCTCTGAAAAAAAGACACCATCTTTAATAAACAAAATCCGATTACAGTAACTTGCAGTATAAGGATCATGGGTAACCATCATGATCGTAGCATCGTCTTGTATATTCATATTCGTCATATATTGAAGTAATTCTGCAGCTGATTTAGAATCCAAAGAGCCCGTTGGTTCATCTGCAAAAATAATTTTAGGTTTAGTGATCAGTGCACGTGCTGCTGCTACTCGCTGTTTTTGTCCAACTGAGATTGCATTAGGGAAACTACTTAACAATTGGTCAATCCCTAAAATATCAGCAACATGCGCCAACCGTTGCTCCATTTCAGATAGAGGCATACGATCAACAGCCAATGGCAATAAAATATTATCTTTTACATTTAATGTATCCATTAAATTGAAATTTTGGAAAATAAACCCTAGTTTCTTACGTCGAAAATCGCTGATTTGACCATCGCGCATCTTCAATATATCTTGACCATCTATTCGAACCGTTCCAGTCGTAGGCAACGCAATCGTGGAAATCGTATTGAGTAATGTCGACTTACCAGCACCACTAGGTCCCATGATCCCGACAAACTCTCCTTGTTCTACAGAAAAAGATATATTATTCAAAACTTGGACCTTATTGCTTCGGTACCCATATGATTTACTTAAATGATTTACTTCTAAAATTTTTGTCATAGATTTCGCTCCAGTTTATTCATTATCCTTATTCTACCAATATTTTGCGTAACTGAACATCGTTTCCTCTTACAATTAAGTAATAATAAAAAAAGATTCATCAATCATTTATTTTTCCAAGTCAAAACGTTGTGACAATTTCCACAAACCTTTTAGGGAGTTGTTTTCACAGTTTTTTTCATTTCTCATAAACACTATATGTAGTTATACAAAGGCATTAAAAATTAAATTTCACACTATATATAGTTGAAAGATTCTATGAATTGTTTTATTATAAGGAAGAAATAAATCTATGAGGAGATGTGCAGTAATGATGGATATTAAGCAAGCTAATAATGAAGTGAGTTCTACTGGTTCAGCCTTACATACGATTAAAATCGTTAAAAGAGATGGTCGGCTAGTAGATTTTGATGATCGAAAAATTTATGACGCTTTGATCAAAGCTGAACAAAAAATTCGTGGTTCTTTAGACCCGCTTGCCCATGAACGTATTCAAGAAATCGTTGAAAGAATCGATCAAGAAATTTCAGATCGTTTTGCAGAAGATGTCAAAATTTATGAAATCCAAAATATCGTTGAACATATTTTACTGGCAAAAAATGAATATGAATTGGCAGAAGAATATATCAACTACCGCACTCGTCGAGATTTTGAACGTAGTAAAGCTACAGATATCAATTTTACAATCAGTAAATTAATCAACAAAGACCAATCAGTCGTTAACGAGAATGCCAATAAAGATAGCGATGTTTTCAACACGCAACGTGATTTAACGGCTGGGATCGTTGGAAAGTCAATTGGACTTAAAATGTTGCCTCCTCATGTTGCCAATGCCCATCAAAAAGGTGATATCCACTATCATGACTTAGACTACCATCCATATACACCGATGACCAACTGTTGTTTGATTGACTTTAAAGGAATGTTGAACGATGGATTCAAAATTGGTAATGCTGAAGTTGAGTCACCTAAATCGATCCAAACAGCAACTGCTCAAATCTCACAAATCATAGCCAATGTCGCCTCTAGTCAATATGGCGGTTGTTCTGCTGATCGTGTGGATGAACTATTAGCACCATTTGCTGAATTAAATTATCAAAAACATTTAGTAGATGCTAAAGAATGGATCGATGGTGCTGATCGTCAAGATGCTTATGCTAAAAGTAAAACCCAAAAGGACATTTATGATGCCATGCAAAGCTTAGAATATGAGATCAATACCTTATTCACTTCAAATGGACAGACTCCATTCACTTCTTTGGGATTTGGATTAGGTCTAAATTGGTTTGAACGCGAGATTCAAAAAGCAATTTTACAAATCCGTATCAAAGGTTTAGGTAGTGAACATAGAACAGCAATTTTTCCTAAATTGATTTTCACTTTAAAACGTGGTGTTAATTTAAACGACTCAGACCCAAACTATGACGTGAAACAACTTGCATTAGAATGTGCAACCAAAAGAATGTATCCTGATATTTTAAATTATGATAAATTAGTCGATTTGACAGGTAGTTTCAAAGTCCCAATGGGTTGTCGTTCTTTCTTGCAAGGATGGAAAGATGAAAATGGCGAAGAAATCAATGTCGGCCGTATGAATTTAGGAGTAGTCACTTTAAATCTGCCTAGAATTGCAATGGAAGCACAAGGCAATGTTGGTAGATTCTGGACACTTTTAGCTGAGCGTTTAAATACAATGAAAGATGCTTTAGTATATCGTGTTGAACGTTGTAAAGAAGCAACACCGGCTAATGCACCGATTCTTTATATGTATGGCGCATTTGGCAAACGTTTGTCTCGAAAAGAATCTGTCAATGAATTATTTAAAAACAAACGGGCTACTGTTTCACTAGGCTATATTGGTTTATATGAAGTCGCTTCTGCTTTTTACGGCGGAGACTGGGAAACGAATCCTGAAGCGAAAGACTTTACACTTGCGATCTTAAAAGATTTAAAAGCCCATGCAGATGACTGGGGCAATGAATATGGCTATCATTTTAGTGTCTATTCAACACCAAGTGAAAGCTTAACTGACCGTTTCTGCCGCCTAGATACCGAAAAATTTGGTATCGTCGAAAATATCACAGATAAAGACTATTACACCAACAGTTTCCATTATGATGTACGTAAAAATCCAACACCATTCGAAAAACTAGATTTTGAAAAAGATTATCCACAATATTGCTCTGGCGGTTTCATCCACTATTGCGAATACCCAGTCTTACAACAAAATCCTAAAGCTTTGGAATCTGTTTGGGATTACGCCTATGATCGTGTTGGCTATCTAGGAACTAATACACCGATCGACCATTGTTATGAATGTAATTTCGAAGGAGATTTCCACCCAACAGAACGCGGATTCGAATGCCCACAATGCGGCAATCACGATCCAAAATCATGTGATGTTGTTAAACGTACCTGTGGCTACCTAGGCAATCCCCAAGCCCGCCCAATGGTACATGGAAGACATAAAGAAATCTCTTCACGAGTGAAACATATGAAATAAAAAGCGGAACGAACCATCTAGACCTCGAACAACCGAGTAGGTACCTTTCTACATCAACTCATTACATTCTTTGTGTGTCAAGGCAATTAGGAAAATGCTGCAAAGATGCTCTTTATCTTTGCAGCACTTTATCTATTTGTTGAGAGGTCTGGTTCGTGTAGCTAGATTAGACAAAAAGCGGAATGAACCGATTAGCTCTGACTGAAAAATAGGAAATATTGATCGTGACGCTTTTTGTCACTAGCAATATTTGTCTTTTTTCTGAAGACTTGGTTCGTGTAGCTAGATTAAATAAAAAGCGGAACAATCCGCTGATTCCAAACACAGAAAAAAAGCGATGTGCATTGCATTAAGTTGCAGACATCGTTTTTATTTGAAAGGATGACTAAAAATGAGAAATCCTAAACCACAAGAGTGGCTAGCAGAAGAGCTCAGCCAAAATTATATTGGTGATTATAAGGCATTTAATTTTGTAGATGGCGAAGGTGTACGAAATAGTCTTTATGTCAGTGGCTGTTTGTTTGCTTGTGAAGGTTGCTTCAATCAGGCAGTTCAAAATTTTCGCTATGGTAAACCATTTACAAAAGAATTAGAAGAGAAAATCATTGAAGATTTATCTCATGATTATGTACAAGGGCTGACCTTGCTAGGTGGAGAACCCTTTTTAAATACTGAAGTTTGTTTGACTGTTGTTGATCGAGTGCATCAAGAATTTGGGACTAAAAAAGATATTTGGTCTTGGTCTGGCTATACATTTGAAGAATTATTGCTAGAGTCCGATGATAAACTGGAGCTATTGAGGAAAATCGATATTTTAGTGGATGGACGGTTTGAACTGTCCAAAAAGAACCTAAATCTCCAATTTAGAGGCAGCAGTAATCAACGGATTCTTGATGTCAAAAAATCTTTAGCTAGTGGTCAAGCCGTAATTTGGGAGAAATGTCATGATGCACAACAAGCATACGAACAAATAAAAAAAGGACTTTTTATCTAGTATTTAACCCAACGTAGTAACAGAAACTTTCTGATTACTACGTTGGGTTTTGTTTCTATCTATTTATTTAATCAAATCATTAGCTCATCTTTTAGTGCTATATTACAATAAAATAGAACTCATCAAAGTTGATTAGGAGGAAAAAAGATTATGACTACTAATTCGTTTGCTACTAAAAAGGCGATTATCACAGGAGCTGCTTCTGGAATTGGCTATGCTACTGCAAAATTATTTATTGAAAAAGGCTTTGTCGTTGGCTTGATTGATGCTGATAAAAATCGCTTGGAATCTATTTCTAAAGAATTCAAACAGGATGGTTACGACTGTTATTACCGAAGTGTAGATGTAACTGATGAAATTAATTTGAAAAAAGCAATCGATGAATTAACGGAAAGTTTAGAAGGCTTGGACGTATTTTTCAGTAATGCTGGAATCAATGGAACTTGGGCGCCGATTGAAACCTTAACGATCAGTGATTGGGATCAAACGATAAACACCAACTTGCGCAGTACATTTTTATGTACAAAATTTGCGATTCCACATATGAAGGAAAACGGTGGATCGATCATTATAACAAGTTCTATTAATGGAACTCGAATTTTTAATAACTTCGGTGCTTCAGCCTACAGTTCTTCAAAGGCTGGGCAAGTGGCTTTTACAAAAATGGCTGCTTTAGAACTTGCTCGTTATAACATTCGTGTAAATGCTATCTGTCCTGGTGCTATCGATACGGCGATCAATGGAAAAACAAAATACTCAGCTGATCTGGATGAAGTTGAAATCAAGGTAGAATTTCCAGAAGGGAATCGTCCGTTGAAAAATGAGACTGGAACCAGTGAGCAAGTTGCTCAATCTGTGCTATTTTTAGCCACCGATGCTTCAGCTAATATTTCAGGTACAGAGCTTTATGTTGATGGAGCAGAATCTTTGCTTTAATTTAAACAAGAAATAAGAGCCCGAGACAAAACTTTTTTAGTTTTGTTTCGGGCTCTTGTTTGTTCTAATGAGCGCTTGTTTTGAAAAAGGTAAGAACCTCTTCACGAATCTTACGGTGATCAACAATCGGCTCGGGGTAATCTTTTCCAATAACTACACCACTCTTTTTTTGAAGCTCTTCTGACATCTTACTCGGCTCATGAATAAATTCATTTGATACATCTTTTAACTCGGGAATAAACTGGCGAATAAAATCACCGTATCGATCAAATTTTTCACTTTGTGTCGTAGGATTAAATATCCGAAAATAAGGAACGGCATCTGTTCCGGTAGAAGCTGCCCATTGCCAACCTCCTATATTACTCGCTGCATCATAGTCAATCAGTTTTTGTTGGAAATACTCTTCTCCCAATCTCCAGTCGATCAATAAATCTTTCGTTAAAAACGATGCCACAATCATTCGTAAACGGTTATGCATCCAGCCAGTCTGGTTTAACTGCCTCATTCCAGCATCTACGATTGGAAAACCTGTCTGTCCTTTTTTCCATCTTTCAAAAAAATCTTGATTATAGCTCCATTGCAGTTGTCGATATTGTTCTTTGATTTCTTGTGTTTTTTGTTTGGGATTCTCAGAATAAATCATATTATAAAAGTCTCGCCAACACAGTTCAGAAATAAAAGTTTGACGTCCATTGGAATCTGGTTCAGCATTAAGAGCATGCCAAACTTTGCGAATAGATAATTCACCTGTTCTTAGAAAACGTGATAACTTACTCGTTTGATCTGAATAAGGGTAGTCTCGACCATCTTGATATTCATGTAAGTGATTCTTTACAAACTCTTTTAAATAATTCTCCGCTACAACTTCCCCACATTCATATTCAAAAGGTAAATAAATGTCTTTAATGATTTGCTTAAACTTTTTTTCTCCCTCTATAAATAATGGATGTGAACTTTCTTTTAATGAATCTAAAGGAGCCACGGTTCTTTGATATGAGCGTTTTGGCATTGTCAGCCATTTTTTAAAGTAAGGTGTGAAAACCTTGTAACTTTCTCCAGTTGGCTTTTTAATTTCCTGCACACCATGTAGATGACTGTCTTGATAAGAATATACTTGAATCTGGTTATTCTCAAAAAATTCAATCATTTTTTGATCCCGTTCTTTTCCGAAACCACGTTCATCTAAATTAAAATAGATTTTACTCCAATCTGGATAGCCCTTTTTTAAATTGGTAAAATTTTCTTTTAGGTTTCCATATAAGAAATGGATTGGAACACCGTTCGCTTTCGCATGCTCATAAAAACTATTTAAGCTATAGAAAAAAGCAGCATGATTATAGCTATTTTCTATAAATTGCAGTGGATTCAATTGAAAAACACAAATAAGTTCATCTGCAAATTCACTATCTTCTACCATCTTACTAAACGCTGTATTATCCTCTAAACGAAGGTCTTTGCGAAACCACATAATCGTTTTGCCCATTGCCTCTTTCCTTTCAGGTTTATGAATACGTAGATAGTAGCATAGATACTAAATTATCACTAAAATTAAGCCTTGATTTGCTGTTACTTCAATGCTTCATTTTCATCCGTTTTTGTTTTTTCCCATAGGGGCAATACCATATTTTCGTAAGCCATTGGATCGAGGTTCGTCAAGGTTATCCCTAATAGCCGAATCCCTTGTTCAAGTCCCAGTACCTCTTCCCAAATCAGGTTGGCCTGGTAATACAATTCTTCTTTTTTTGAGATATACTCTGGTAAAGTCTGACGCTTTGTCACTGTTGTATAATCTGTGTAACGAACTTTCAACACAACTGTTTTCCCATGCTTTTGGACTCGCTCTAACGATTCTTCCACTCGTTCTGCTAATTGTCTTAATTGAGCAGTTACTTGCGCTTCAGTCGTTAGTGGTGTGCCATATGTATGCTCTTTCCCTACTGATTTACGGTCTCTTGTGATATTTACAGGAGAATCGTGGATCCCGCGAACTTTTCGATAAAGAGAATAGCCCATTTTACCAAAATTACGGATCAGCATCATCTCATCTTGTTTGTACAGATCCTCTCCAGTATAAATACCTAAATCATGCATCTTAGGTACTGTTTTTTTCCCAACTCCATGAAATGCTTCGATTGGCAATGCCTTTAAAAAAGCTTCAGCCTCATCGGGCATTACAACCGTTAACCCTTTAGGCTTTTGAAAATCCGAGGCTAATTTTGCTAAAAATTTATTATAACTGACACCAGCAGAACAAGTTAAATGTAACTCGTTCCAAATATCATATTGAATCAATTTAGCGATTTTAATCGCTGATTTACTGTTGATCTTATTTTCCGTAACATCCAAATAGGCCTCATCTATTGATACTGGCTCGATAATATCAGTATAACGGCGAAAAATCTCTCTAATTTGCTGAGAAATTTCAGAATATTTCTCATAGTTGCCTGGTTTAAAAATAGCATCTGGACATAATTCATAGGCTTTTTGAGCGCTCATGGCTGAATGGATACCGAATTTACGGGCTTCATAGTTTGCAGTAGTTACTACTCCTTTCCCTCCTGTATCACTAGGATGGCGTGCAATCACTAACGGATGCCCTACTAACTCTGGATGATCCCGTTCTTCAACAGAGGCAAAAAAAGCATCCATATCGATATGAATAATCTTACGGGAAATATCCTTCTTTAAAGGGAAACGTAGTTCACTGATCATAATCGCCATCCTCCTTTAAAATAGGCTTACCTTCGCCTTCTATCTTTAACCAAGTTTAAGAAAAATTCCCTTTTCGCTATCTTCTAGCATTTTTTCAATCTTTGTTTGAGCAACCTGTGAGATACTGGACGTTGACACCACTTGGTCAGCTATTTTTACTAGAGGATCTACGAACCTTATCTTCTTCTTTTGATAGATATCATAGTTATCCTCACTAGAGCAAACACTGAATTTTAGTGGGTGATTCATTTTATCCAATAACTGTTGAATTTGAAGACTATTACTTGATTTTAACTTTTTAAGAAACGCCGAATCAGTCATCAGCAAATCATCCCGCGTAATTTCTTGACTCTCTAGACCAAGCTGAATTGCTTTTGCCAGCCATTCATAACTACATATATTACGAGGATCGTAAAAAAAGTCGATCACTACTTTTTGATATTGATCTATAAACCATAAGGCTTGATCAACTGTATTCAAAACGATCTGATTTTCTACGATAATGATTGAACCTAAAAATTCCTGAATTTCTTTAAGTGGTACAGAAAAGTAGCGGTACACTTCTCGTAATGTGTAATCAATTCGATCACAACATAGCAATGGTGCTTGTTGCTCCAATAATCCCCATTGTTCATCATCAAATAAAATCTGCCGATGATCAAATCCATACTGATTTAGTAACGTGGGAATTGTTGATTGTTCAATCAACGCTGCTTTGATTTGTTCATGATAATCATCCGTTTTATTAGACAAAGCTAAATCGATCACATGAGAAAAAGCAGTGTGTGACACATCATGGAGTAACCCCGCAATTTGCTCTGCTACAGTTCCACCCAATTTTCTAATCAACAACATAACACCGATAGAATGTTCGTACCTTGTTTCATTCCAAACTGGATTGATTAAAAAAGCCGGACCTGCCATATGAACATCTTTTAAACGCTGAATCTCTTCTGACAAGATCAATGCAGCCAGAACGTCTTCTACTTCAAATGAACCATATAGAATATCCTCAACAATCATTTATTTCTCCTTTAAAATTCTTCTGCCTTGTACAAATATTATATACGAACATTTGTTCATTTACAACTGATTTTATTCAAAAAAAAGGAAGTCAAGCTGTTTTAAGCTCAACTCCTTTATAGACAGTATCTATATTGCTTTTACTCCCCTTTCCCCCGTTCTAATTCGGATCGCCTCTTCTACGTTATAAACAAAGATTTTGCCGTCGCCGACCTCGCCTGTCTGACAAATAGCCAAAATCAAAGAGATAATTTTTTCGACATTTTCATCTAAAACAACGAAACTAACTTTAACTTTAGGTAATAATGTCGTAATGATTTCTTGTCCCCGCACGTATTCTTTCAAGCCTTTTTGGTTACCAAAACCTAGTACTTGACTGACCGTCATCCCTAACGCTTCAAAACGATCATCCACCATTACTTTTAGCTCTTCTAATTTTTCCTGTTGTATGATTGCTTCTACTTTTTTCATCTATTTTCCTCCTAAGAATCCAATCCCATAAATGTTGGATAGGCTGTTTCATCATGTTCAATGCGATCTAAGCCTAATGCTTCTTCTTTGGCGGAAACTCGAATCGGCATAAACAATTGAATCCCTTTGATGATCAAAAAGCTGGCAACTCCAGCAAATACGATGGTAAAAGCAATACTGGCTACCTGTGCCGCAAACAATTCAGTACCGCCATAAAGTAAGCCAGTTTTTCCGCCAACTGCTGGATCAGCAAAAATCCCCGTCATAATTCCTCCAAAAATCCCGCCAACACCATGACAACCAAAAGCATCTAACGCATCATCGTAGCCAAATTTATGTTTAACAAACGAAATAAAATAATAACAAAATGGGCTGACTAAAGCACCCAGAACAAATGAACTCCACAGAGAAACGAATCCGGCTCCCGGAGTAATGGCTACTAAACCTACCACAGCTCCTGTACAGGCCCCTACGACCGTTGGCTTACCGATTGCTAACTTTTCGATCAACATCCAGGAAAGCATCCCGCTGGCGGCGGCCGTATTAGTCGTCAGCATTGCATGGATCGCCAAACCATCCGCTGCCAGAGCTGAGCCTGCATTAAATCCGAACCATCCGAACCAAAGTAGCCCCGCTCCTAACACCACAAATGGAATGTTATGCGGACGATATTCCG is a window encoding:
- a CDS encoding ABC transporter ATP-binding protein is translated as MTKILEVNHLSKSYGYRSNKVQVLNNISFSVEQGEFVGIMGPSGAGKSTLLNTISTIALPTTGTVRIDGQDILKMRDGQISDFRRKKLGFIFQNFNLMDTLNVKDNILLPLAVDRMPLSEMEQRLAHVADILGIDQLLSSFPNAISVGQKQRVAAARALITKPKIIFADEPTGSLDSKSAAELLQYMTNMNIQDDATIMMVTHDPYTASYCNRILFIKDGVFFSEVVRQGSRKEFFNRVIDMQATIGGGGRANDF
- the nrdD gene encoding anaerobic ribonucleoside-triphosphate reductase; its protein translation is MMDIKQANNEVSSTGSALHTIKIVKRDGRLVDFDDRKIYDALIKAEQKIRGSLDPLAHERIQEIVERIDQEISDRFAEDVKIYEIQNIVEHILLAKNEYELAEEYINYRTRRDFERSKATDINFTISKLINKDQSVVNENANKDSDVFNTQRDLTAGIVGKSIGLKMLPPHVANAHQKGDIHYHDLDYHPYTPMTNCCLIDFKGMLNDGFKIGNAEVESPKSIQTATAQISQIIANVASSQYGGCSADRVDELLAPFAELNYQKHLVDAKEWIDGADRQDAYAKSKTQKDIYDAMQSLEYEINTLFTSNGQTPFTSLGFGLGLNWFEREIQKAILQIRIKGLGSEHRTAIFPKLIFTLKRGVNLNDSDPNYDVKQLALECATKRMYPDILNYDKLVDLTGSFKVPMGCRSFLQGWKDENGEEINVGRMNLGVVTLNLPRIAMEAQGNVGRFWTLLAERLNTMKDALVYRVERCKEATPANAPILYMYGAFGKRLSRKESVNELFKNKRATVSLGYIGLYEVASAFYGGDWETNPEAKDFTLAILKDLKAHADDWGNEYGYHFSVYSTPSESLTDRFCRLDTEKFGIVENITDKDYYTNSFHYDVRKNPTPFEKLDFEKDYPQYCSGGFIHYCEYPVLQQNPKALESVWDYAYDRVGYLGTNTPIDHCYECNFEGDFHPTERGFECPQCGNHDPKSCDVVKRTCGYLGNPQARPMVHGRHKEISSRVKHMK
- the nrdG gene encoding anaerobic ribonucleoside-triphosphate reductase activating protein, producing MRNPKPQEWLAEELSQNYIGDYKAFNFVDGEGVRNSLYVSGCLFACEGCFNQAVQNFRYGKPFTKELEEKIIEDLSHDYVQGLTLLGGEPFLNTEVCLTVVDRVHQEFGTKKDIWSWSGYTFEELLLESDDKLELLRKIDILVDGRFELSKKNLNLQFRGSSNQRILDVKKSLASGQAVIWEKCHDAQQAYEQIKKGLFI
- a CDS encoding SDR family oxidoreductase gives rise to the protein MTTNSFATKKAIITGAASGIGYATAKLFIEKGFVVGLIDADKNRLESISKEFKQDGYDCYYRSVDVTDEINLKKAIDELTESLEGLDVFFSNAGINGTWAPIETLTISDWDQTINTNLRSTFLCTKFAIPHMKENGGSIIITSSINGTRIFNNFGASAYSSSKAGQVAFTKMAALELARYNIRVNAICPGAIDTAINGKTKYSADLDEVEIKVEFPEGNRPLKNETGTSEQVAQSVLFLATDASANISGTELYVDGAESLL
- a CDS encoding cryptochrome/photolyase family protein, translated to MGKTIMWFRKDLRLEDNTAFSKMVEDSEFADELICVFQLNPLQFIENSYNHAAFFYSLNSFYEHAKANGVPIHFLYGNLKENFTNLKKGYPDWSKIYFNLDERGFGKERDQKMIEFFENNQIQVYSYQDSHLHGVQEIKKPTGESYKVFTPYFKKWLTMPKRSYQRTVAPLDSLKESSHPLFIEGEKKFKQIIKDIYLPFEYECGEVVAENYLKEFVKNHLHEYQDGRDYPYSDQTSKLSRFLRTGELSIRKVWHALNAEPDSNGRQTFISELCWRDFYNMIYSENPKQKTQEIKEQYRQLQWSYNQDFFERWKKGQTGFPIVDAGMRQLNQTGWMHNRLRMIVASFLTKDLLIDWRLGEEYFQQKLIDYDAASNIGGWQWAASTGTDAVPYFRIFNPTTQSEKFDRYGDFIRQFIPELKDVSNEFIHEPSKMSEELQKKSGVVIGKDYPEPIVDHRKIREEVLTFFKTSAH
- the dinB gene encoding DNA polymerase IV; amino-acid sequence: MISELRFPLKKDISRKIIHIDMDAFFASVEERDHPELVGHPLVIARHPSDTGGKGVVTTANYEARKFGIHSAMSAQKAYELCPDAIFKPGNYEKYSEISQQIREIFRRYTDIIEPVSIDEAYLDVTENKINSKSAIKIAKLIQYDIWNELHLTCSAGVSYNKFLAKLASDFQKPKGLTVVMPDEAEAFLKALPIEAFHGVGKKTVPKMHDLGIYTGEDLYKQDEMMLIRNFGKMGYSLYRKVRGIHDSPVNITRDRKSVGKEHTYGTPLTTEAQVTAQLRQLAERVEESLERVQKHGKTVVLKVRYTDYTTVTKRQTLPEYISKKEELYYQANLIWEEVLGLEQGIRLLGITLTNLDPMAYENMVLPLWEKTKTDENEALK
- a CDS encoding HD domain-containing protein, with the protein product MIVEDILYGSFEVEDVLAALILSEEIQRLKDVHMAGPAFLINPVWNETRYEHSIGVMLLIRKLGGTVAEQIAGLLHDVSHTAFSHVIDLALSNKTDDYHEQIKAALIEQSTIPTLLNQYGFDHRQILFDDEQWGLLEQQAPLLCCDRIDYTLREVYRYFSVPLKEIQEFLGSIIIVENQIVLNTVDQALWFIDQYQKVVIDFFYDPRNICSYEWLAKAIQLGLESQEITRDDLLMTDSAFLKKLKSSNSLQIQQLLDKMNHPLKFSVCSSEDNYDIYQKKKIRFVDPLVKIADQVVSTSSISQVAQTKIEKMLEDSEKGIFLKLG
- a CDS encoding P-II family nitrogen regulator — its product is MKKVEAIIQQEKLEELKVMVDDRFEALGMTVSQVLGFGNQKGLKEYVRGQEIITTLLPKVKVSFVVLDENVEKIISLILAICQTGEVGDGKIFVYNVEEAIRIRTGERGVKAI
- a CDS encoding ammonium transporter — its product is METGNIAFILICSAMVFLMTPALAFFYGGLERRKNILNTMMMVICVMGLASVLWVMIGYSMSFSGENLFVGNLDKLFFEHVSMTKGEKIPEGLFAGFQMMFALITTAIITGAVVGRMRFSAIFLFIGIWSIIVYYPMAHMVWGGGFLDEIGSIDFAGGNVVHISSGISGLVLAIVLGQRREYRQTEYRPHNIPFVVLGAGLLWFGWFGFNAGSALAADGLAIHAMLTTNTAAASGMLSWMLIEKLAIGKPTVVGACTGAVVGLVAITPGAGFVSLWSSFVLGALVSPFCYYFISFVKHKFGYDDALDAFGCHGVGGIFGGIMTGIFADPAVGGKTGLLYGGTELFAAQVASIAFTIVFAGVASFLIIKGIQLFMPIRVSAKEEALGLDRIEHDETAYPTFMGLDS